Proteins encoded in a region of the Pigmentiphaga litoralis genome:
- a CDS encoding ATP-binding protein, which translates to MNLSILHSLRARLLFFLLAAILLTAVVQGGVAYRGALAQADEIFDYHLQRTAFSLSAGNPIANMPGNGETGDIPEDRDLVIQVWTPDGVRVFRSAPRLPLPDRTVLGFSDMEWHGATYRVFSLQTRSQVIQVAQDMAVRTGMASTLALRAVWPIAALAPLLMLVVWWVISVSLRPVDRARRQVATRQANDLSPIGDQGLPDEVRPLVHELNLLLSRVQDAFATQKRFVGDAAHELRSPLAALKLQIQSLQRATDDTTRETATRRLAAGIDRATHLVEQLLLLARQEGGGAPAPSQPVPATSLRDAVGVAIADVLPLAQAREINLGAVHADGDDDVLLPLARDESVVLVRNLIDNAVKYTPGPGRVDVAIHRNAADRRATLTVDDSGPGIPDAERERVFDRFYRSSDATGVGSGLGLAIVKAIADRHGATIVLDRSPTLGGLRAQVTFPLA; encoded by the coding sequence ATGAACCTGTCCATCCTCCATTCCCTGCGCGCGCGGCTGCTGTTTTTCCTGCTCGCTGCGATCCTGCTGACCGCGGTGGTGCAAGGCGGCGTCGCCTATCGCGGCGCGCTGGCGCAGGCCGACGAGATCTTCGACTACCACTTGCAGCGCACGGCGTTTTCCTTGAGCGCGGGCAATCCCATCGCCAACATGCCGGGCAATGGAGAAACCGGCGACATCCCCGAAGACCGCGATCTGGTCATCCAGGTCTGGACACCCGACGGGGTGCGCGTGTTCCGGTCCGCGCCGCGCCTGCCCTTGCCGGATCGCACGGTGCTCGGCTTTTCGGACATGGAATGGCATGGCGCCACGTACCGCGTGTTCTCGTTGCAGACGCGATCGCAAGTGATCCAGGTCGCGCAGGACATGGCCGTGCGCACAGGCATGGCCAGTACCCTGGCCTTGCGCGCCGTGTGGCCGATCGCCGCGCTGGCGCCCTTGTTGATGCTGGTGGTGTGGTGGGTGATCAGCGTATCGCTGCGACCGGTCGATCGCGCGCGCAGGCAGGTGGCGACCCGTCAAGCCAATGACCTGTCGCCCATTGGCGACCAGGGCCTGCCCGATGAAGTGCGGCCGCTGGTGCATGAATTGAACCTGCTCTTGTCGCGGGTGCAGGACGCCTTCGCGACGCAGAAGCGGTTCGTGGGCGACGCCGCGCACGAACTGCGGTCGCCGCTCGCCGCGCTCAAGTTGCAGATCCAGTCGTTGCAGCGCGCAACCGACGACACCACGCGCGAGACGGCCACGCGCCGGCTGGCGGCCGGCATCGATCGTGCGACGCACCTGGTCGAACAACTGCTGCTCCTGGCGCGGCAGGAAGGCGGCGGGGCGCCGGCACCCTCGCAGCCCGTGCCTGCCACGTCCTTGCGCGATGCCGTGGGCGTCGCCATCGCCGATGTGTTGCCCCTGGCGCAGGCCCGCGAGATCAATCTTGGCGCGGTGCATGCAGACGGCGACGACGATGTGCTGCTGCCCCTTGCGCGTGATGAATCGGTCGTGCTGGTGCGCAACCTGATCGACAACGCAGTGAAGTACACGCCAGGCCCGGGACGCGTGGACGTCGCCATCCACCGCAACGCAGCCGACCGCCGCGCGACCCTGACGGTCGACGACAGCGGCCCCGGCATTCCCGACGCCGAACGCGAACGGGTCTTTGACCGCTTCTATCGGTCGTCGGACGCGACCGGGGTCGGCAGTGGCCTGGGCCTGGCGATCGTCAAGGCGATCGCCGACAGACATGGCGCGACGATCGTGCTCGATCGATCGCCCACCCTTGGCGGGTTGCGCGCGCAGGTGACCTTCCCGCTCGCGTGA
- a CDS encoding uracil-DNA glycosylase, translating to MPASSASAAGNTLDTPLRDQLATLPPSWRALLSDVLTSSTFDALAHFVDARREAGAVIYPSRPFRALDLATPATTRVVILGQDPYHGPGQAQGLSFSVPMGFKRPPSLRNIFKEVAADFGGNPVAFNNDLTRWAEQGVLLLNTVLTVEDGQPASHAKHGWEAFTDEVIAQVAREPEPKVFMLWGSHAQAKQALLPANSGHLVLMSNHPSPLSATRPPVPFVGCGHFAKANAWLQEQGLAPIDWR from the coding sequence ATTCCTGCATCCTCTGCGTCCGCCGCCGGCAACACCCTGGATACCCCGCTCCGCGACCAGTTGGCGACCTTGCCGCCATCCTGGCGGGCGTTGCTGTCGGACGTGCTGACCTCGTCCACCTTCGATGCCCTCGCGCATTTCGTGGATGCCCGTCGAGAAGCCGGCGCGGTGATCTATCCGTCACGGCCCTTCCGCGCGCTGGACCTGGCGACGCCCGCCACGACCCGCGTCGTGATCCTGGGCCAGGATCCCTATCACGGTCCGGGCCAGGCACAAGGCCTGTCGTTCTCGGTCCCGATGGGCTTCAAACGGCCGCCCAGTCTGCGCAATATCTTCAAGGAAGTCGCGGCCGACTTTGGCGGCAATCCGGTTGCTTTCAACAACGATCTGACCCGGTGGGCCGAGCAGGGTGTGTTGCTGCTCAACACCGTGCTGACGGTGGAAGATGGCCAGCCGGCGTCACATGCCAAGCACGGCTGGGAAGCCTTCACGGACGAGGTGATCGCGCAGGTCGCGCGGGAACCGGAGCCCAAGGTGTTCATGCTGTGGGGATCCCATGCACAGGCCAAGCAGGCCTTGCTGCCTGCCAACAGCGGACACCTGGTGCTGATGTCGAATCACCCGTCGCCCCTGTCCGCCACGCGGCCGCCCGTGCCCTTCGTGGGCTGCGGGCATTTTGCCAAGGCCAATGCGTGGCTGCAGGAACAGGGCTTGGCGCCGATCGACTGGCGCTAG
- a CDS encoding nucleotidyltransferase family protein translates to MTLSASSGRTVLGLLLAGGRGTRFSPDASRNKLLARIDGQAVCVGAAQSLKNAQLRVLAATSPHSPDVGKALAAAGCEVLVCDRASEGMGVTLAQAVMQATAREAAAGNEPPCWCVMPADMPRISTATIVRLLDVWRKLPAATRRKCVLAPAYHGVRGHPVLFGSDWSASLATLEGDEGARSLIRGRLTLIEVDDPGCLFDVDTPDALTTPRVGRTAMG, encoded by the coding sequence ATGACCCTTTCAGCAAGCAGCGGCCGTACGGTGTTGGGCCTCTTGCTCGCCGGCGGACGCGGCACCCGTTTTTCGCCCGACGCCAGCCGCAACAAATTGCTCGCGCGCATCGACGGCCAGGCCGTCTGTGTCGGCGCGGCCCAGTCCCTGAAGAACGCGCAACTGCGCGTGCTCGCGGCCACGTCGCCGCATTCGCCTGATGTCGGCAAGGCCCTGGCCGCGGCCGGCTGTGAAGTGCTGGTGTGCGATCGCGCGTCCGAAGGCATGGGCGTGACGCTTGCCCAGGCCGTGATGCAGGCCACCGCGCGCGAAGCCGCCGCCGGCAACGAGCCGCCCTGCTGGTGCGTCATGCCCGCCGACATGCCGCGCATTTCCACCGCCACCATCGTGCGATTGCTGGACGTGTGGCGCAAGCTGCCCGCCGCCACCCGCCGCAAATGCGTGCTGGCGCCGGCCTATCACGGCGTGCGCGGCCACCCGGTGCTGTTCGGGTCGGACTGGAGCGCGTCGCTGGCCACGCTCGAAGGCGATGAAGGCGCGCGATCGTTGATCCGCGGCCGGCTCACGCTGATCGAAGTGGACGACCCCGGCTGCCTGTTCGATGTGGATACGCCCGACGCACTGACCACGCCGCGGGTCGGGCGCACTGCAATGGGGTGA
- a CDS encoding aminodeoxychorismate/anthranilate synthase component II produces MLLMLDNYDSFTYNLVQYFGELGEDVRVYRNDEITLDEVERLAPDRICVSPGPCSPAEAGISVPLIQRFAGQVPILGVCLGHQAIGAAFGGKIVRAQQLMHGKTSVITHRGTDVFRDLPSPYTVIRYHSLAIDRDEVPDCLDVTAQTLDGEIMGVRHRTLPVVGVQFHPESILSEHGHALLRNFLTLAA; encoded by the coding sequence ATGCTGCTCATGCTCGACAATTACGATTCCTTTACCTACAACCTGGTGCAGTACTTCGGCGAACTCGGCGAAGACGTGCGCGTGTATCGCAACGATGAGATCACCCTGGACGAGGTCGAACGCCTGGCGCCCGACCGGATCTGCGTGTCGCCCGGGCCGTGCTCCCCGGCGGAAGCCGGCATCTCGGTGCCGCTGATCCAGAGGTTTGCCGGGCAGGTGCCGATCCTGGGCGTGTGCCTGGGGCATCAGGCCATCGGCGCCGCGTTCGGTGGCAAAATCGTGCGCGCACAGCAGTTGATGCATGGCAAAACGTCGGTGATTACCCACCGTGGCACCGATGTGTTCCGCGATCTGCCGTCGCCTTACACCGTGATCCGTTACCATTCGCTGGCGATCGACCGCGACGAGGTGCCGGACTGCCTTGATGTGACGGCGCAGACGCTGGACGGCGAGATCATGGGCGTGCGGCATCGCACGCTGCCGGTGGTGGGCGTGCAGTTCCACCCCGAATCCATCCTGAGCGAACATGGTCATGCGCTGCTGCGCAATTTCCTGACGCTGGCCGCATGA
- the trpC gene encoding indole-3-glycerol phosphate synthase TrpC, whose product MNDILKRILDVKAEEVAAARRMRSESELRREAEARQDVRGFAAAIERRIEGGRAGVIAEIKKASPSKGVIRENFQPAEIAVSYAAHGAACLSVLTDMQFFQGSMDYLRQARAACALPVLRKDFIVDTYQIVEARARGADCILLIVAALSPSQLRDYEALAMELGMDVLVEVHDAAELDVALDLRTTLLGVNNRNLRTFETSLQNTIDLLPRIPEGKRVVTESAIATPDDVRFMREHDVHAFLVGEAFMRAPDPGVELARLFA is encoded by the coding sequence ATGAACGACATTCTGAAACGTATCCTTGACGTCAAGGCAGAGGAAGTGGCCGCGGCGCGGCGCATGCGCAGCGAATCCGAACTGCGCCGCGAGGCCGAGGCGCGCCAGGACGTGCGCGGTTTTGCGGCCGCGATCGAACGCCGCATCGAAGGCGGCAGGGCAGGCGTGATCGCCGAGATCAAGAAGGCGTCGCCTTCCAAGGGCGTGATCCGCGAGAACTTCCAGCCGGCCGAGATTGCCGTGTCCTACGCCGCGCATGGGGCGGCCTGCCTGTCGGTGCTGACCGACATGCAGTTCTTCCAGGGGTCGATGGACTACTTGCGCCAGGCCCGTGCGGCGTGCGCCTTGCCGGTGCTGCGCAAGGACTTCATTGTCGATACCTACCAGATCGTTGAAGCGCGTGCGCGCGGCGCCGATTGCATCCTGCTGATCGTGGCGGCGCTGTCGCCGTCGCAGTTGCGGGACTATGAAGCGCTGGCCATGGAACTGGGCATGGATGTGCTGGTGGAAGTGCACGACGCGGCCGAACTGGACGTCGCGCTGGACCTGCGCACCACGCTGCTGGGCGTGAACAACCGCAACCTGCGCACCTTCGAGACGTCCTTGCAGAACACGATCGATCTGCTGCCGCGCATTCCGGAAGGCAAGCGGGTCGTGACCGAAAGCGCGATCGCCACGCCGGACGATGTGCGCTTCATGCGCGAGCACGATGTGCATGCCTTCCTGGTGGGCGAGGCCTTCATGCGCGCGCCGGACCCCGGTGTCGAACTGGCGCGGTTGTTCGCGTGA
- a CDS encoding M61 family metallopeptidase, producing the protein MTDSSMHDAITYQLSPSDPAGHRCTVVLTVPHPDPAGQTLSLPAWIPGSYMIRDFARNIETIDARAGGRRVPLDKLDKHTWKAAPCRGPLVITCVIYAWDLSVRAAHLDDTHGFFNGTSVFLRVHGQERQPCLLDLQPPRDALQLPWRVYTSLPEAKGHAQAAPRHGFGMYRAPDYDALLDHPIEMGTPQVATFTAHGATHELVFTGAMPNLDLERLSDDVQRICDAQIAFFEPRTRQAPFLDSANRYVFMTMVTGDGYGGLEHRASTALMTARGDLPVRGVPGQTDGYRNFLGLVSHEYFHTWNVKRIKPAVFAPYDLDKENPTRLLWLFEGFTSYYDDLFLVRTQVIGMSDYLRTLGKTITSVLGSPGRLKQSVADSSFDAWTKYYRQDENSVNAIVSYYTKGSLVALALDLTIRSETRNRRSLDDLMRLLWDRYGRDFYQGAGLGVPEDAIGELVKEATGVDITDFLARYVDGREDPPLEALLARQGITVQWKAASTLPSIGARTGKQGDDLRLSAVIEKGPAHKAGLSAHDVIVAIDGVRVSATNLDKVLGRYRAGDTVVVHAFRRDELRSVRLKLAAPPATDCVLTAAV; encoded by the coding sequence ATGACCGACTCCTCGATGCACGACGCGATCACCTATCAGCTTTCTCCGTCCGACCCCGCCGGCCACCGTTGCACCGTGGTGCTGACCGTGCCGCATCCGGACCCCGCGGGCCAGACGCTGAGCCTGCCGGCCTGGATCCCGGGCAGCTACATGATCCGTGACTTCGCGCGCAACATCGAGACCATCGACGCCCGCGCCGGCGGCCGCCGCGTGCCGCTCGACAAGCTGGACAAGCACACCTGGAAAGCCGCGCCCTGCCGCGGCCCGCTGGTCATCACCTGCGTCATCTACGCGTGGGACCTGTCGGTGCGCGCCGCGCATCTGGACGACACGCACGGCTTCTTCAACGGCACCAGCGTCTTTCTGCGCGTACATGGGCAGGAACGCCAGCCCTGCCTGCTCGACCTGCAGCCGCCGCGCGATGCCCTGCAACTGCCCTGGCGCGTCTACACCAGCCTGCCCGAAGCCAAGGGCCATGCGCAGGCGGCGCCGCGCCATGGCTTTGGCATGTACCGCGCGCCCGATTACGACGCCCTGCTGGATCACCCGATCGAAATGGGCACGCCCCAGGTCGCCACGTTCACCGCGCACGGCGCGACGCACGAACTGGTATTCACGGGCGCCATGCCCAACCTGGATCTGGAACGGCTGTCGGACGACGTCCAACGCATTTGCGATGCGCAGATTGCCTTTTTCGAACCCCGCACGCGACAGGCCCCTTTCCTGGACAGCGCCAACCGTTACGTGTTCATGACCATGGTCACGGGCGATGGCTATGGTGGTCTCGAACACCGTGCATCGACCGCGCTGATGACGGCGCGGGGCGACCTGCCCGTGCGCGGCGTGCCCGGGCAGACCGACGGCTATCGCAACTTCCTGGGGCTGGTCAGCCACGAATACTTCCACACGTGGAACGTCAAGCGCATCAAGCCGGCCGTGTTCGCGCCCTACGACCTCGACAAGGAAAATCCGACCCGCCTGCTGTGGCTGTTCGAAGGCTTTACGTCCTACTACGACGACCTGTTCCTGGTGCGCACGCAGGTGATCGGCATGAGCGACTACCTGCGCACGCTGGGCAAGACGATCACGTCGGTGCTGGGATCGCCCGGCCGGCTCAAGCAGTCGGTGGCCGACAGTTCTTTCGATGCCTGGACCAAGTACTACCGGCAGGACGAAAATTCGGTCAACGCCATCGTCAGCTACTACACCAAGGGGTCGTTGGTGGCCCTGGCCCTGGACCTGACGATCCGCAGCGAAACGCGCAACCGCCGCAGCCTGGATGACCTGATGCGTCTGTTGTGGGACCGGTATGGCCGCGACTTCTACCAGGGCGCTGGCCTGGGCGTACCCGAAGACGCGATTGGCGAACTGGTCAAGGAAGCGACCGGTGTCGACATTACCGACTTCCTGGCCCGCTATGTGGATGGCCGCGAAGACCCGCCGCTCGAAGCGTTGCTGGCGCGCCAGGGCATCACCGTGCAATGGAAGGCGGCATCCACGCTGCCGTCGATCGGCGCGCGCACCGGCAAGCAAGGCGATGACTTGCGTTTGTCGGCAGTGATCGAAAAAGGCCCGGCGCACAAGGCGGGGCTGTCGGCCCACGACGTGATCGTGGCAATCGACGGCGTGCGTGTCTCGGCCACCAATCTGGACAAGGTGCTGGGGCGCTATCGGGCGGGCGACACGGTGGTGGTGCATGCCTTCCGCCGCGATGAACTGCGCAGCGTCAGGCTGAAGCTGGCCGCGCCGCCCGCAACGGATTGCGTGCTGACGGCAGCGGTGTAG
- a CDS encoding response regulator, protein MRILLVEDDIMIGETVLDVLRAEHYAVDWVKRAAQADTALRTEQYDLVLLDLGLPDRDGLSVLRDLRARQERLPVLIATARDAVEQRIAGLDAGADDYVVKPYDVDELLARIRALVRRSAGRAEPVYVHGDVSIHPATREVLVAGQPVTLTAREWAVLEPLLARPGMILSRAQLEEKLYSWKDDISSNAVEVYVHGLRKKLGNDLIQNVRGVGYLVPRTGTAA, encoded by the coding sequence ATGCGCATCCTGCTGGTTGAAGACGACATCATGATCGGCGAGACCGTGCTGGATGTGCTGCGCGCGGAGCACTATGCGGTGGACTGGGTCAAGCGCGCGGCCCAGGCCGATACGGCGCTGCGCACCGAGCAATACGACCTGGTCTTGCTGGACCTGGGCCTGCCCGATCGGGATGGCCTGAGCGTGCTGCGCGATCTGCGCGCGCGGCAGGAACGCTTGCCCGTGCTGATCGCCACGGCGCGCGATGCGGTCGAACAGCGCATTGCCGGACTCGATGCCGGCGCCGACGATTACGTCGTCAAACCGTATGACGTCGATGAACTGCTGGCCCGGATCCGCGCGCTGGTCCGGCGCAGCGCGGGCCGCGCCGAACCGGTCTATGTCCATGGCGATGTCAGCATCCATCCGGCCACGCGCGAAGTGCTGGTGGCCGGGCAGCCCGTGACCCTGACTGCGCGGGAATGGGCCGTACTTGAACCGCTGCTGGCGCGCCCGGGCATGATCCTGTCGCGCGCGCAGCTTGAAGAAAAACTGTACAGCTGGAAAGACGACATCAGCAGCAATGCGGTCGAAGTGTATGTGCATGGATTGCGCAAGAAGCTGGGCAACGACCTGATCCAGAACGTGCGTGGGGTGGGCTATCTGGTGCCCCGGACCGGAACGGCGGCATGA
- the trpD gene encoding anthranilate phosphoribosyltransferase, with product MPITPNEALVRCIEHREIFHDEMLSLMRMLMRGEMAPATASALIMGLRVKKETIGEITAAAQVMREFATRVDVPDTSSLVDLAGTGGDAAHTFNISTAAMFVAAAGGARIAKHGNRSVSSSSGSADVLEALGVNVMLPSDAVADCIDATGIGFMFAPSHHSAMKNIAPIRKELGVRTIFNLLGPLTNPANAANQLMGVFHQDLVGIQVRVLQRLGSRHVLVVYGKDGMDEASLGAATLVGELRDGEVHEYEIHPEDFGLQMVSNRSLKVGNRDESRDMVLEALGNVPGAARDIVALNGGLALYAGNVVPSIADGIQRAFEIIASGQARAKLDAFVQFTQSASRTPR from the coding sequence TTGCCCATCACCCCCAACGAAGCACTGGTGCGTTGCATCGAACATCGGGAAATCTTTCACGACGAGATGCTGTCTCTGATGCGCATGCTGATGCGCGGCGAGATGGCGCCCGCGACGGCCTCGGCCCTGATCATGGGGTTGCGCGTCAAGAAAGAGACGATCGGCGAAATCACCGCGGCCGCGCAGGTCATGCGCGAATTCGCGACCCGCGTCGATGTGCCCGACACCAGCAGCCTGGTCGACCTGGCCGGCACGGGGGGCGACGCCGCCCACACCTTCAACATTTCCACGGCCGCCATGTTCGTGGCGGCGGCGGGCGGCGCGCGAATCGCCAAGCACGGCAACCGCAGCGTGTCGTCGTCGTCGGGCAGTGCCGATGTGCTCGAAGCGCTGGGCGTGAACGTCATGCTGCCGTCCGACGCGGTGGCCGACTGTATCGACGCCACGGGAATTGGTTTCATGTTCGCGCCGTCCCACCACAGCGCCATGAAGAACATCGCGCCGATCCGCAAGGAGCTGGGCGTGCGAACCATCTTCAATCTGCTCGGTCCCTTGACTAACCCCGCCAACGCGGCGAACCAGCTGATGGGCGTGTTCCACCAGGACCTGGTCGGCATCCAGGTCCGGGTCCTGCAGCGTCTGGGCTCGCGCCATGTGCTGGTCGTGTACGGCAAGGACGGCATGGATGAAGCGTCGCTGGGCGCGGCCACCCTGGTGGGTGAACTGCGTGATGGCGAAGTGCACGAGTACGAGATCCATCCGGAAGACTTCGGTCTGCAGATGGTGTCGAACCGGAGCCTGAAGGTCGGCAATCGCGATGAGTCGCGCGACATGGTGCTGGAAGCGCTCGGCAATGTGCCCGGCGCGGCGCGTGACATCGTGGCGTTGAACGGGGGGCTCGCGCTGTATGCGGGCAATGTCGTCCCGTCGATTGCCGACGGTATTCAGCGGGCCTTCGAGATCATTGCGAGCGGTCAGGCGCGGGCCAAGCTCGACGCCTTCGTCCAGTTCACGCAGTCCGCTTCACGTACCCCTAGGTAG
- a CDS encoding MFS transporter yields MSSPLSSPAVPAVRPMSGWTTLLLAVACGIIVANLYYAQPLIGPISGDLKLAPEVAGVIVTLTQIGYVLGLLFLVPLGDRLENRKLVVGVLMLTAGALAVTAFARSTPVFLAASVCVGLGSVVAQILVPFAANLAPEATRGRVVGNVMSGLFAGIMLARPIASLVADVFGWHAVFAGSAVANLLLAGFLMRTLPRRQPQSSMAYLALLRSMWDLLCTSKLLRRRAVYHVFAFGTFSLFWTTVPLLLASPAFGMSQSQIALFALAGVAGAVAAPVAGRMADRGLVRSGTFLALGLVAAALVLAILVPPAMSGALAALVVTAIVIDMGVSANLILSQRVIFSIGADVRSRVNGVFMALFFAGGAAGSTLGVWTYAHGGWMTTLWVALALPVLALLYAFTDKR; encoded by the coding sequence ATGTCCTCTCCCCTGTCCAGTCCCGCCGTGCCCGCCGTTCGCCCCATGTCGGGGTGGACCACGCTATTGCTGGCCGTTGCCTGCGGCATCATCGTCGCCAACCTGTATTACGCGCAGCCGCTGATCGGTCCCATCAGCGGCGACCTGAAACTGGCGCCCGAAGTGGCCGGTGTGATCGTCACGTTGACGCAGATCGGCTATGTGCTGGGCCTGCTGTTCCTGGTGCCCCTGGGCGACCGCCTGGAAAACCGCAAGCTGGTCGTGGGGGTGCTGATGCTGACCGCAGGCGCACTGGCCGTCACCGCCTTCGCGCGTTCCACGCCCGTATTCCTGGCCGCGTCGGTGTGCGTGGGACTCGGGTCCGTCGTCGCGCAGATCCTGGTGCCGTTCGCGGCCAACCTGGCGCCGGAGGCCACCCGCGGGCGCGTGGTGGGCAACGTCATGAGCGGCCTGTTTGCCGGCATCATGCTGGCCCGGCCCATCGCCAGCCTGGTCGCCGACGTGTTCGGCTGGCACGCCGTGTTCGCCGGGTCGGCCGTGGCCAATCTGTTGCTGGCGGGTTTTCTGATGCGCACCCTGCCGCGCCGCCAGCCGCAATCCAGCATGGCCTACCTGGCCCTGCTGCGGTCAATGTGGGACCTGCTGTGCACGTCCAAGCTGCTGCGCCGCCGCGCCGTCTATCACGTGTTTGCGTTCGGCACCTTCAGCCTGTTCTGGACCACCGTGCCCTTGCTGCTGGCCAGCCCGGCCTTCGGCATGTCGCAGTCGCAGATCGCATTGTTTGCGTTGGCCGGCGTGGCCGGTGCCGTGGCGGCGCCAGTAGCCGGACGCATGGCCGATCGCGGCCTGGTTCGCTCGGGCACCTTCCTGGCCCTTGGCCTGGTGGCGGCTGCCTTGGTGCTGGCGATCCTGGTTCCTCCGGCCATGTCGGGCGCGCTGGCCGCCCTGGTCGTCACCGCCATCGTCATCGATATGGGCGTGTCCGCGAACTTGATCCTCAGTCAGCGTGTCATATTCTCCATCGGCGCCGATGTGCGCAGCCGGGTCAACGGCGTTTTCATGGCGCTGTTCTTTGCAGGCGGCGCAGCCGGTTCCACCCTGGGCGTATGGACCTATGCCCATGGGGGATGGATGACAACCTTATGGGTGGCCCTGGCCTTGCCGGTGCTGGCCCTGCTGTACGCTTTTACGGACAAACGATAG